TCCCCGGTATCTTCAGCTCCGCCATCCTTGTATTCATGTTCAACCTGAGCGCTTTTGGCACTCCCGCGCTACTCGAGGGCGGCAAGCTCTTCTACCGCGGCGTGTCGATGCTGGCTCCAGAGGCAATCATCCAGATACTCGGCATGTTCGACTGGGGCATGGGCACGACTCTGGCAATGGCGATGCTGGTGCCGTCGGTCCTTCTTTTTGTGTGGCAGGAACGTTACGTGAGCCGGAGATCCTTCGTCACGGTCACCGGGATGCCGTCTGCGTTCTCAGACCGGCCGACGCCACCCGCAGTGAAGTGGAGCCTGTTTGCCTTGTGTCTTGGCACCTCCGTGGTAATCTTGGCGATGTATGCCGTAATTGTTGGGGCCGCTTTCACCCGGACTTGGGGAGTGAATTACTCTTTCACCTGGCGGCATTTTGAAACCGCGCTTGGGGCCTCGCGGGGGTCGATCCAGAACAGCATAGTCCTATCACTCGCTGGTGCATTGGCCGCCGCAGGCTTGGGTCTTCTCATTGGGTACATGGTAGTCAGGAAGGACTTCCCGGGCAAGAAAGGCCTGGACTTCGTGAGCATGCTCCCGTACGCGCTTCCCGGGATCATCTTCGGGTTGGGCTTCGCGGTCGCATTCAACCGGGGGTTGCTCGTCCTCACCGGGACTTGGGCGATCATCTTCCTGAACCACGCCATCAGGAGGATGCCGTTCGCGCTCCGCTCGAGCGTGGCCTCGCTGCAGCAGATCGACCCGTCCCTCGAGGAGGCATCCGCGGACCTCGGCGCATCCTGGCCTCGGACGTTCTTTCGGATCACTCTCCCTCTTCTCAAGCCGAGTCTCTATGCCGGCATAACCTTCAGCTTCATCAAGACGATGACCGACATCACTGCCGTCATCTTCCTCGTCTCACCCAGGTGGAAGCTGATGTCCATCGACATATACAACTACGTCATGGCGGGGCGCCTCGGGGTCGCCGCCGCCCTCTCCACCATCATGGTGGCGGTGGTCCTCGTGATCCTGGGCATCGTCTGGAAGGTGAGCGGGCTTGGTTACAAGATTCTCAAGATGTAGACGCCGACGGCGCACTTCGGGAGGTAGCAGATGAAAGCCGCGCTTGTAAGTGAAGAAGTAAGGCTCGATCAAGTGACCAAGAGATTCGGGGACTTCAGGGCGGTCGACGGCCTGACCCTGTTGATGAAGAAAGGCAAGCTCACAACATTGCTGGGCCCATCAGGTTGCGGGAAGACCACCACGCTTCGCATGATTGCGGGATTCATCGACCCAGACGAAGGCGACATCTTCGTCGGGAAGCAGCGTGTGAACAACCTGCCCCCCTTTCGGCGGGATGTGAGGACGGTTTTCCAGAACTACGCACTCTTTCCCCATATGACTGTCTTCGAGAACGTGGCCTACGGGCTCAGGATCCAGGGCATCAAGGGGGACGAACTGAAACGCCTCGTGCGCGAGGCCCTTGAGATGGTTGGGCTTGGGGAGGTGGGGTCCCGCCTGCCCGGGCGGCTCAGCGGCGGACAGCAACAGCGGATCGCGTTCGCTCGCGCGGTGGTCACTAAACCCAAGGTCCTCCTGCTCGACGAGCCTCTATCCAACCTCGACGCCAAGCTCCGAGTGCAGATGCGCGAGGAAGTCCGGAGAATGCAGAGGGATCTCGGGATCACCACGATATACGTCACGCACGACCAGGAGGAAGCCATGAGCATCTCCGACATGATCGCGGTGATGAACGCGGGCAAGATCGAACAAATCGGAAGCCCATCCGACATCTATGAGCGGCCATCCACGCCGTTCGTCGCGCAGTTCATCGGACTTTCCAACCTGCTCGATTGCGAGGTCGTCTCTGTGGTGGGCGAGCGGACCGTCGTTGATGTCCTGGGAGTCAAGGTCCCTGTCCACACGGTATCTGGCCTCGACCCAGGCCAGCGGGCACGCCTCGTGGCTCGGCCGGAGAGAATGGTCCTCTCGGATGCAGCCGAGGATGCGGTGCCGGGCACGGTTCGGGGCGTTTCTTATCTAGGCTCCATAGCCCGCTACACCATCGCCCTGGTGGATTCCGTGGACGTGGTCCTGGACGACCCGTCCCCCTCAGGCCTTGACCTCAAACAGCCAGGCGATCAGGTGTTCGTGAGATTCCGGCCGGACAGAGTGTATATCCAAAGAGCATAGGCCGACAGCAGAGTCGATGCCGCCCCAGGGCTGGAGCAACCGCCGCTCTGCGCCAGCGGCGGTTGAGGCCGGCTCCGACCAGGGCAGTCTCCAATGCGGCGGGCTCGGTCCGCGCAAT
The sequence above is a segment of the Bacillota bacterium genome. Coding sequences within it:
- a CDS encoding iron ABC transporter permease, with translation MSLRRLAREPIILAVLIAIVAIVAVFIIYPVASVMIESARSGDRWSLANYTKFITNRYFQQTLLNTLAVSGLSTIGGVLLGLVFAFALVRTNMPLKGFFMLMAILPLITPPFLGAFSFILLFGRMGLINQWLQSVFGFQFIIYGWHGVVLANIITFFPMAFLVLISNLSAIDPRLEEAAEDLGASFWRVLRTVTLPLLVPGIFSSAILVFMFNLSAFGTPALLEGGKLFYRGVSMLAPEAIIQILGMFDWGMGTTLAMAMLVPSVLLFVWQERYVSRRSFVTVTGMPSAFSDRPTPPAVKWSLFALCLGTSVVILAMYAVIVGAAFTRTWGVNYSFTWRHFETALGASRGSIQNSIVLSLAGALAAAGLGLLIGYMVVRKDFPGKKGLDFVSMLPYALPGIIFGLGFAVAFNRGLLVLTGTWAIIFLNHAIRRMPFALRSSVASLQQIDPSLEEASADLGASWPRTFFRITLPLLKPSLYAGITFSFIKTMTDITAVIFLVSPRWKLMSIDIYNYVMAGRLGVAAALSTIMVAVVLVILGIVWKVSGLGYKILKM
- a CDS encoding ABC transporter ATP-binding protein — encoded protein: MKAALVSEEVRLDQVTKRFGDFRAVDGLTLLMKKGKLTTLLGPSGCGKTTTLRMIAGFIDPDEGDIFVGKQRVNNLPPFRRDVRTVFQNYALFPHMTVFENVAYGLRIQGIKGDELKRLVREALEMVGLGEVGSRLPGRLSGGQQQRIAFARAVVTKPKVLLLDEPLSNLDAKLRVQMREEVRRMQRDLGITTIYVTHDQEEAMSISDMIAVMNAGKIEQIGSPSDIYERPSTPFVAQFIGLSNLLDCEVVSVVGERTVVDVLGVKVPVHTVSGLDPGQRARLVARPERMVLSDAAEDAVPGTVRGVSYLGSIARYTIALVDSVDVVLDDPSPSGLDLKQPGDQVFVRFRPDRVYIQRA